In a single window of the Fusarium falciforme chromosome 3, complete sequence genome:
- a CDS encoding General substrate transporter has translation MPESPWWLSSKGRDDRALAAVNGLGYTGEHGRMKLAQIQTTLEEMKKETEGVTYMECFRKSNLRAHFSRSCLSGSTPSPASLLPAACCYSTQMSFRLQIAQPVMSIVGNLMAAAIIEKVGRRDLTFWGLLFNVSIGSSVFSLISEISTPRLRVKTIAIASASQSLVNVMWQWTIPYMFNPDKANMGAKIAFAFGGSLLCVPALSLVLSARDRRKVTSGAG, from the exons ATGCCCGAGTCACCCTGGTGGCTCTCGTCCAAGGGCCGAGACGACCGCGCACTGGCAGCTGTTAACGGTCTTGGATATACCGGAGAGCACGGGCGTATGAAGCTGGCACAGATCCAGACCACtctggaggagatgaagaaagAGACCGAGGGCGTCACCTACATGGAGTGCTTCCGCAAGTCTAACCTTCGCGCACACTTCTCACGATCGTGCCTTTCTGGATCCACACCTTCACCGGCATCTC TACTACCTGCAGCTTGCTGCTACTCCACCCAGATGAGCTTCCGACTCCAGATCGCCCAGCCAGTTATGTCCATCGTCGGCAACCTAATGGCCGCAGCTATCATCGAGAAGGTCGGCCGTCGTGATCTGACCTTCTGGGGCCTCCTC TTTAACGTGTCGATCGGTTCATCGGTATTTTCCCTCATATCGGAAATATCGACTCCTCGACTCCGCGTCAAAACTATTGCCATCGCCAGCGCGTCGCAGAGTCTTGTCAACGTTATGTGGCAGTGGACTATTCCCTACATGTTTAACCCCGATAAAGCCAATATGGGCGCCAAGATCGCCTTCGCCTTTGGGGGGTCTCTGCTCTGTGTCCCTGCTTTATCTCTGGTTCTATCAGCCCGAGACCGGAGGAAGGTCACATCGGGAGCTGGATGA
- a CDS encoding NACHT domain-containing protein gives MNFLNTSSSQDVVLSQRASRQADQMAAVKGLENTIARFQAILTDDDRKNLQQLKTEPHDAQSIIMFTASLDRFDPKRRGKSVASRLASFLQTIEQFTPIVDTYIQPNPEIAALVWGSVKLTFQLLANLTSYFQSFVELLSGFGSLYCAGDTPANEITSMDGYYLIFPNEEHQLQAKARQKAEESHGRISSLLTKDRSEMRLIGEHGTRGTAEQRRRRLLKDLSSHNYTSAFNNARNKRHLGTAEWAFNTDQFQNWLTGDGPVVLHVTGKIGSGKTILASSIVEHLCQIRQPNQFISFFFSRFDNPTTLVSDTIIRSLVQQLLSMAPMETMNATLASKIADCLQNAQDNFFSLDTLGKLYETASKFTQDWFILIDGVDECESEQQRLLYDFLSRFLNNCSGPQRIRILFSSRETTKQEIERSFGSLARGELVVRDEDIIGDILDAIASKEEGMFLWAFLAIEDICSGTNDREIRESIQEIPTDLPTTFDRALNRIAKRRNQKIASEIFGWTTAARQPLTLTQLQEALSVKVGQHNLHPDGLISGMDRITVWCENLVCVEETDNTVHFSHHSIREYLLKPESGDLKDFHVNLEEFDHHVGEVCITYLHLENLKTALIEGEKAEPPPTVTVTMEGLSEQTVRTAVGGSMGARVGRWTSRVVKSTSRSAQPSAGGVAIHSTLGSLRYAPPASKGIELLDFCKLIPTGYVAQDDMCIRDFALVALSAVTKPQWFRLPGLQNESSSLLTARTSNKMSIVDIAAEQNDEESLGFLRSFFKPRCFQQGELFEAAKDHGEMEKLALGGFCTALRNGSSESAKFLFEQCVDLFSSEQADQFEQLDIINLHLALSQAAVFEWPFDTTKNILFWFFSALVVKRNMEAAMNHLIEESIKADNWKFAAAVVDTVSDLEFERTESDDPFFKMTLDSLNCQRCRGRQSWPEPMDTPLLFADQRYKLCSKHKRHT, from the exons ATGAACTTCCTGAACACCTCCAGTTCGCAAGATGTTGTCTTGTCGCAGCGTGCCTCTCGTCAAGCCGATCAGATGGCAGCCGTCAAGGGCCTAGAGAACACCATTGCTAGGTTCCAGGCGATCTTGACCGATGATGACCGAAAGAATCTGCAGCAGTTGAAAACCGAGCCCCACGATGCGCAATCCATCATCATGTTTACGGCAAGCCTTGACAGGTTCGATCCAAAGCGCAGAGGCAAAAGTGTCGCCTCCAGGCTGGCCTCATTCCTGCAGACGATTGAGCAGTTCACTCCTATCGTCGATACCTACATCCAGCCCAATCCTGAGATTGCGGCGCTGGTCTGGGGGTCTGTTAAGCTCACCTTCCAG CTACTCGCCAACTTGACATCCTACTTTCAGTCCTTTGTCGAGCTACTGTCTGGCTTTGGTTCCCTAT ATTGTGCTGGTGACACACCGGCTAA TGAAATCACAAGCATGGATGGCTATTACTTAATCTTTCCAAA CGAAGAGCATCAGTTGCAAGCCAAGGCACGGCAGAAGGCAGAAGAGAGTCACGGCCGCATCTCTTCCTTGTTGACAAAGGATAGGTCAGAAATGAGACTCATTGGCGAGCACGGAACAAGAGGGACTGCAG AACAACGCCGGCGTCGTCTTCTCAAAGACCTCTCATCGCATAACTATACATCCGCATTCAATAATGCTCGTAACAAGCGTCATCTCGGAACTGCTGAGTGGGCGTTCAACACCGACCAGTTCCAGAACTGGCTCACAGGTGACGGACCAGTAGTTCTTCATGTGACAGGGAAAA TTGGATCTGGAAAGACAATATTGGC GTCTTCAATCGTTGAACACTTATGTCAGATCAGACAACCCAATCAGTTCATCTCATTTTTCTTCTCTAGATTCGACAATCCGACAACATTGGTTTCTGATACTATCATTCGCTCACTGGTCCAACAATTGCTATCCATGGCTCCCATGGAAACGATGAACGCAACTCTCGCATCCAAGATCGCCGACTGTCTTCAGAACGCCCAGGACAACTTTTTCTCGCTCGACACTCTTGGGAAGCTCTATGAGACGGCTTCCAAGTTCACACAGGACTGGTTTATCCTTATCGACGGTGTGGATGAGTGCGAATCCGAGCAACAGCGGTTACTATATGACTTCTTATCTCGCTTCCTTAACAATTGTTCAGGGCCACAGCGAATTAGGATCCTATTCTCGAGTCGAGAAACGACAAAACAAGAGATCGAGAGGTCATTTGGTTCC CTGGCTCGAGGAGAGTTGGTCGTGAGAGATGAGGACATTATTGGTGATATTCTCGACGCAATTGCATCCAAGGAGGAAGGAAT GTTCCTGTGGGCATTTCTGGCCATCGAAGACATTTGTTCTGGAACGAACGACAGAGAGATTAGAGAGTCGATTCAAGAGATCCCGACAGACCTTCCAACAACGTTTGACCGTGCATTGAATCGAATTGCAAAACGTCGCAACCAAAAAATTGCCAGCGAAATATTTGGGTGGACCACAGCTGCTCGTCAGCCATTGACCCTTACCCAACTCCAGGAGGCCCTCTCCGTCAAGGTTGGCCAACACAACTTGCATCCAGATGGCCTGATCAGCGGTATGGATCGTATCACCGTCTGGTGCGAGAATCTGGTGTGTGTTGAGGAGACGGACAACACAGTCCATTTCAGTCATCATTCGATCCGGGAATACCTTCTCAAGCCCGAATCCGGCGACCTGAAAGATTTCCATGTTAATCTTGAAGAGTTTGACCACCATGTTGGTGAAGTCTGTATCACATatctccatctcgagaaCCTCAAGACAGCGCTCATTGAGGGCGAAAAGGCCGAGCCCCCCCCTACCGTCACAGTCACGATGGAAGGATTGAGCGAGCAGACAGTTCGAACAGCAGTTGGTGGAAGTATGGGCGCCCGAGTAGGTCGCTGGACAAGCCGTGTCGTCAAGTCGACCTCACGCTCCGCCCAGCCCTCAGCAGGGGGTGTCGCAATCCACTCGACTCTCGGGAGCCTTCGCTATGCGCCTCCGGCTTCGAAAGGGATTGA ACTTCTGGATTTCTGCAAGCTCATACCGACGGGCTACGTCGCGCAAGATGACATGTGTATTCGAGACTTTGCCCTCGTGGCTTTGTCCGCCGTTACCAAGCCGCAGTGGTTTCGTCTTCCAGGCTTACAGAATGAATCTAGCAGTCTTCTCACTGCGAGGACAAGCAATAAGATGTCCATTGTCGATATTGCGGCAGAACAAAACGACGAGGAAAGCCTCGGCTTTTTACGGTCATTCTTCAAACCCCGATGCTTCCAACAAGGCGAACTCTTTGAGGCAGCTAAAGACCATGGCGAGATGGAGAAACTAGCGCTGGGCGGTTTCTGCACTGCTTTACGGAACGGCTCGAGCGAGAGCGCAAAGTTCCTGTTCGAACAATGCGTTGATCTATTCAGCTCCGAACAGGCAGACCAGTTCGAACAACTGGACATTATTAATCTCCATCTAGCACTATCCCAAGCAGCCGTGTTTGAATGGCCGTTTGACACCACCAAGAATATTTTGTTCTGGTTTTTCAGCGCCTTGGTGGTAAAGCGGAATATGGAAGCAGCAATGAACCATCTCATCGAAGAATCGATCAAGGCCGACAATTGGAAATTTGCCGCTGCGGTAGTCGACACGGTTTCAGACCTGGAATTCGAGAGGACCGAGAGCGACGATCCTTTCTTCAAGATGACTCTGGACTCGTTAAACTGTCAGCGATGCCGGGGGAGACAATCCTGGCCCGAACCCATGGACACGCCGCTTTTGTTTGCTGACCAGCGGTACAAGTTGTGCTCCAAGCACAAGAGACACACTTGA